One Scomber japonicus isolate fScoJap1 chromosome 1, fScoJap1.pri, whole genome shotgun sequence DNA window includes the following coding sequences:
- the nptnb gene encoding neuroplastin b: MHPNAVLAVVLAGNLMLPFITAQNAGFVKSPMSETKLTGDTFELYCDVVGNPTPEIQWWYAEINRADSFKQLWDGARKRRVSINTAYGANGVSVLGITRLTLEDSGTYECRASNDPKRNDLRQNPAITWIRAQATISVLQKPKISASGPIILSADSSGTPVTLLCNLTTAHTPHKESFWMKNGQEIPNTRTEHRNTAYRINKPRADDSGEYKCVYTFDYAPNANSTIEVKAKPHITGHKRSENKNEGENAMLYCKSVGYPHPTWTWHIVDGTSYKDIDNSTGRVFITNRDNYTELNIINLERENDPGKYECNATNVIGTTAEITILRVRSNLAPLWPFLGVLAEIIILVVIIVVYEKRKRPDDIIDDDEPVGPMKTNSTNNHKDKNIRQRNTK; the protein is encoded by the exons CTGGGTTTGTGAAGTCGCCAATGTCTGAGACTAAGCTTACGGGGGACACCTTTGAGCTGTACTGCGACGTGGTGGGTAACCCCACTCCAGAGATCCAGTGGTGGTATGCCGAGATCAACCGAGCCGACTCCTTCAAGCAGCTGTGGGACGGAGCCCGCAAGCGCCGGGTATCTATCAACACGGCATACGGTGCCAATGGGGTTAGTGTGCTTGGCATCACTCGCCTCACACTGGAGGACTCTGGGACCTATGAGTGCCGGGCCAGCAACGACCCCAAGCGCAATGACCTCCGACAAAACCCTGCCATCACCTGGATCCGCGCTCAGGCCACCATTTCGGTGCTACAGA AACCAAAGATCAGTGCCTCTGGTCCAATCATCCTGTCAGCGGACAGCTCTGGCACACCCGTTACCCTGCTATGTAACCTCACCACTGCCCACACTCCCCACAAAGAAAGCTTCTGGATGAAGAATGGACAGGAGATCCCTAATACAAGGACAGAGCACAGGAACACAGCTTACAG AATCAATAAACCACGGGCAGATGATTCTGGAGAATACAAGTGTGTTTACACATTTGACTACGCACCAAATGCTAATTCTACAATTGAAGTTAAAG CAAAACCTCATATCACTGGCCACAAGCGAAGCGAAAATAAAAACGAGGGGGAAAATGCAATGCTTTACTGCAAGTCTGTTGGTTACCCACATCCCACCTGGACATGGCATATAGTGGATGGAACATCCTACAAG GATATTGACAACTCCACTGGACGCGTCTTTATCACTAATAGAGACAACTACACCGAGCTCAACATAATaaacctggagagagagaacgaTCCGGGGAAATACGAATGCAATGCCACTAATGTGATTGGGACCACTGCTGAGATCACTATCCTACGGGTGCGAAGCAATCTTGCACCGCTTTGGCCATTCCTGGGTGTGCTAGCTGAAATTATAATCCTAGTAGTCATCATCGTTGTGTACGAGAAACGCAAGAGGCCAGATGACATTATTGATG ATGATGAACCAGTTGGACCGAT GAAAACAAATTCAACAAACAACCACAAGGACAAAAACATTCGCCAGAGGAATACAAAATAA